Proteins from one Gemmatimonadota bacterium genomic window:
- a CDS encoding dockerin type I domain-containing protein, with protein MKPPVKFLSFVLGITSLLSLIFLILSPQTSTVALETTAPPSLDFDGSGIVDFPDFLMFVNAFGSEDGQDKYEAKYDLNRDGKIAFEDLLIFTDNFGKSVVAQKPPTPPIPPTPSGQGTAPPDLIVESPKVSDSSPDAGASFTLSATVRNQ; from the coding sequence ATGAAACCTCCTGTTAAATTTCTCTCCTTCGTACTCGGCATAACCAGTCTGCTGAGCCTGATCTTCTTGATTCTATCCCCCCAGACCAGCACCGTAGCCTTAGAGACCACTGCGCCACCTTCTCTTGACTTTGACGGCAGCGGGATTGTGGATTTTCCTGACTTTTTGATGTTTGTAAACGCGTTTGGATCTGAGGACGGCCAGGATAAGTATGAGGCAAAATACGACCTCAATAGAGATGGTAAAATTGCTTTTGAAGACCTTCTAATCTTCACCGACAACTTTGGCAAAAGCGTCGTAGCCCAGAAGCCTCCAACCCCTCCAATTCCTCCAACTCCATCGGGCCAGGGCACTGCACCTCCCGACCTAATTGTCGAATCGCCCAAAGTCAGCGATAGCAGCCCGGATGCAGGTGCATCCTTTACGCTGAGTGCCACTGTTCGCAATCAGG